The Armatimonadota bacterium DNA window GGCACCACAGAACGCCAGCGGAAGATGGCCGAAACGCATCGTGCTGCGGAAAGTCTCCGCAAGATGTTGTTGGCGATGGCCAAAGATATCCGTGTGATGGTGATCAAACTCGCGGATCGCCTCCACAACATGCGCACGCTCGATGGTCAACCGCAAGATAAGCGCATCCGCATCAGCAGCGAAACCCTCGATATCTACGCGCCCCTCGCGGCCCGGCTCGGAATCTGGCAGATGAAATGGCAGCTTGAAGATCTGGCCTTCAAGTACCTTCATCCCCATGAATACGCGGAGATTCAGCAGCTAGTCGCAAAGACTCGCACCGAGCGCGAAGAAGAGCTGCGTGAAGCGATCATCACCGTCAAAGAAGCGCTTATCAGCCGCGGCGTTAAGGTCGTCGAAGTCCAAGGTCGACCGAAGCACCTCTACAGCATTTTCAACAAAATCGTTAAGTACGGGTTCAAGTTCGAGGAGATTCTCGACCTCATCGCAATGCGGATCGTGGTGAACGACAAGGCCGATTGCTATGTGGCATTCGGCATCGTCAACGAACTTTGGACTCCGATGATGCAGCACTTTGCAGACTACATCGCCCGGCCAAAATCGAACGGCTACCAGAGCCTGCACATCAAGGTCATCGGACCACGAGGCGAGCCGCTCGAGATTCAAATTCGCACGAAGGCAATGCACGAAATCGCCGAGATGGGTGTGGCCGCGCATTATGCGTACAAGGAGGGCAAAGCCGGAGGAGATCAAGGCTTTAGTCAGCTTCGTCAGCAGCTCTTTGACTGGAGTACAGACACTCGCACGTCTTCCGACTTCTTGCGGAACCTTAGCTCCGAGGTGTTTAGCGAGCAAGTTTTCGTTTTCACTCCGAAAGGGGACGTTGTGGACCTGCCGGCAAACTCGACTCCGGTTGATTTTGCTTTTCGCGTACACACTAACCTTGGCCTGCGGCTGATTGGCAGCAAAGTCAACGGTGTGATCGCGCCCCTGAGCCACCGTTTGCAGAACGGCGATGTGGTCGAACTCATCACTCGCAACAACGCAACGCCGTCGATGGACTGGTTGGAATTTGTTCAGTCCGCTAGCGCAAAGAGCAAACTTCGAGGCTATTTCAGGTCCCAACTCCGCGAAGTGAGCGTAGCCCGAGGTAGAGAAGCGCTCGAGCGTGAACTCCGGAGCATCGGCATCGACCCGAAAGCAGTGCTTGGTGAACCGCTCAATATCGTCTCTGCGCAGATCAAAGATTGCAAAAACGGAGAAGATGTCTTCGCAAAAATTGGTGAGGGCCTGGCATCTGTTCAGAACGTGGTCACTAAACTCCGCGGCACGATTCCAAAAACCCCAACAAGCCATGTCCAGAAGTCTCGCGAGACAGGTGCGATGCACGTTGCTGGAGGGCTGGACAAGATCAGCATGCGGCGCGCGAAATGTTGCGACCCTGTTCCTGGAGAAGATGTCGTCGGTTACGTCACGCGTGGTCGGGGGGTGATGATCCACCGCACGGTGTGCTCAAACGCGCTCAATTATTCGCATACGGAAGCCGAGCGAATGATTCCGATGGTGTGGGAATCGGACGGCGAAAACGTGTACCGAGTGAACTTGCGCATTATCACGCTTGAGCGCACGGGACTTCTCGCCGAAGTTAGCATGTTGATGAGCGAATCCAAAGCGAACATTGTGGGTCTTCATGTTAAGCCGCTCAAGAACGGCACTTTTGAATGGGATGTTTCGATTGAAGTCCGCGATCTCGATCACCTCAACGCGACGATGAACAAAGTTGCGGGACTTCAGGACGTTTTCGGCATTTTGCGAGTTCACGGTCGGACGGGTGCAAAATGAGAGCCATCGTTACGCGCGTTCTACAGGCGCAGGTCTCGGTATCTGGTGAAGTCATCGGGCGGTGTGGCACAGGCCTGCTACTCCTGGTCGGGGTGCATCAATCCGACACTGCTGA harbors:
- a CDS encoding bifunctional (p)ppGpp synthetase/guanosine-3',5'-bis(diphosphate) 3'-pyrophosphohydrolase yields the protein MSAPFEIPHTWEEPEDLHAFLEKIREQQPDANLRKIRYAYYLAEQAHSGQTRLTGEPYITHPLAVADILADLKMDEDSICAALLHDTLEDNIDFSPEKIKIPFGEEVLNLVEGVTKLKFKAPDGTTERQRKMAETHRAAESLRKMLLAMAKDIRVMVIKLADRLHNMRTLDGQPQDKRIRISSETLDIYAPLAARLGIWQMKWQLEDLAFKYLHPHEYAEIQQLVAKTRTEREEELREAIITVKEALISRGVKVVEVQGRPKHLYSIFNKIVKYGFKFEEILDLIAMRIVVNDKADCYVAFGIVNELWTPMMQHFADYIARPKSNGYQSLHIKVIGPRGEPLEIQIRTKAMHEIAEMGVAAHYAYKEGKAGGDQGFSQLRQQLFDWSTDTRTSSDFLRNLSSEVFSEQVFVFTPKGDVVDLPANSTPVDFAFRVHTNLGLRLIGSKVNGVIAPLSHRLQNGDVVELITRNNATPSMDWLEFVQSASAKSKLRGYFRSQLREVSVARGREALERELRSIGIDPKAVLGEPLNIVSAQIKDCKNGEDVFAKIGEGLASVQNVVTKLRGTIPKTPTSHVQKSRETGAMHVAGGLDKISMRRAKCCDPVPGEDVVGYVTRGRGVMIHRTVCSNALNYSHTEAERMIPMVWESDGENVYRVNLRIITLERTGLLAEVSMLMSESKANIVGLHVKPLKNGTFEWDVSIEVRDLDHLNATMNKVAGLQDVFGILRVHGRTGAK